A single region of the Duganella sp. BuS-21 genome encodes:
- a CDS encoding HigA family addiction module antitoxin, with protein sequence MMKNEMRPIHPGEILREEFLAPLGMTPHALSKALHVTPSRVHDIVNERRGITADTALRLARYFGGDPQSWLNLQQAYDLKVASRQAMHKIIDEIEPRNAGGNSQVLAA encoded by the coding sequence ATGATGAAGAATGAAATGCGGCCCATCCATCCCGGTGAGATTTTACGGGAGGAGTTTCTTGCCCCGTTGGGGATGACGCCACACGCGCTATCAAAGGCACTTCACGTCACGCCGTCGCGTGTCCATGACATCGTCAACGAAAGGCGTGGCATTACCGCAGATACCGCGCTGCGGCTAGCTCGCTACTTCGGTGGCGACCCACAGTCTTGGCTCAACCTACAACAAGCCTACGATCTGAAAGTGGCCTCCAGACAAGCAATGCACAAAATCATCGATGAGATCGAGCCGCGCAATGCCGGTGGCAACAGCCAGGTATTGGCGGCGTGA
- a CDS encoding TonB-dependent receptor: MKKIKYSVGAALWLAAGVTQAADAAASASAVAAADETLVGATVVVAGKSQSASDKAKARLDEIAGTVSIVNNADVERGRAANAEDVLAYQPGVFAAATSGNGANKISIRGSGLNAFYQGYSLGIKYLYDGLPITGPGGTQEDLLTLNGLDYTEILNGANAFSYAALSLGGAINFVTHTGRSSPGSAVGVEAGSFGYRKYALSTGGVSADNNTDYYLAYFRNERDGFQRDTPNSGNEYVANFGHRFSDRVQTRLTIRHRNEELRNGSTITLAQLEADPQQSNATTSARRKKGTTLITSKTTFTLDERAKLELGLAYNNYPLDNGWRYSTTPQDWRSTDASVSLRYLRTGDTWFGKPSDTTIAFSDTRLLKGDVTAYNQNIVTAVRSNERQYAVYSGSRDTVLSFANELRWSEQFTVSTGLSFIEVDRDAHIDRTILTTTEKFPRAVRYNEHAIAPRLGFRYQATPELAVFGNVSRSIDPPVTWQMGSTGVPYIRPLKPQKANTAELGLRAGNYNHEGTLSVYRSYVHDELLSTVVRQASAGVDALIANANASKTIHQGIEAALTSKLWESGAGDRLSYRQAYTFSDFYYRGDARYGTNELPSLPRRVYQGELLLQRAGGLYAGISTRALSGYYVDYANSLKAPSAVIWAAKLGYEEPGKKWKAYLDLRNLGDKHYASAANTIDNARGLDSANFYPGDGFSVYGGVVYRF, encoded by the coding sequence GTGAAGAAAATAAAATATAGCGTCGGCGCCGCCTTGTGGCTGGCGGCCGGCGTGACGCAAGCGGCGGACGCCGCCGCCTCGGCCTCGGCCGTAGCCGCCGCAGACGAAACGCTGGTTGGGGCCACGGTCGTGGTCGCAGGTAAGTCGCAAAGCGCGTCCGACAAGGCCAAAGCCCGGCTCGACGAGATTGCAGGAACCGTCAGCATCGTGAACAACGCCGACGTCGAGCGCGGCCGCGCGGCCAATGCGGAAGATGTGCTGGCCTACCAGCCCGGCGTGTTTGCCGCCGCCACCAGCGGCAACGGCGCCAACAAGATTTCCATCCGTGGCTCGGGGTTGAATGCCTTCTATCAGGGCTATTCGCTCGGCATCAAGTACCTCTACGACGGCCTGCCGATCACCGGCCCCGGCGGCACGCAGGAAGACCTGCTGACCCTGAACGGGCTCGATTACACCGAGATCCTGAACGGTGCCAACGCGTTCTCGTATGCGGCGCTGTCGCTTGGCGGCGCCATCAACTTCGTCACGCACACCGGCCGCTCCTCGCCGGGCAGTGCGGTCGGCGTGGAAGCCGGCAGCTTCGGCTATCGTAAATACGCGCTCAGTACCGGTGGCGTGTCGGCCGACAACAACACCGACTATTACCTCGCTTACTTCCGCAACGAGCGCGATGGTTTTCAACGCGATACGCCCAACAGCGGCAATGAGTATGTCGCCAATTTTGGCCACCGTTTCAGCGACCGCGTGCAGACGCGCTTGACCATACGCCATCGCAACGAGGAACTGCGCAACGGCAGCACGATCACCTTGGCTCAGCTGGAGGCCGATCCGCAGCAGAGCAACGCGACCACCAGCGCGCGGCGGAAAAAGGGCACCACGCTGATCACCAGCAAGACCACGTTCACGCTGGACGAGCGCGCCAAGCTGGAACTGGGCCTCGCCTACAACAACTACCCGCTGGACAACGGCTGGCGCTATTCGACCACGCCGCAGGATTGGCGTTCGACCGACGCTTCCGTGTCGCTGCGCTACCTGCGCACCGGCGACACCTGGTTCGGCAAACCGAGCGACACCACCATCGCCTTCAGCGATACGCGCCTGCTGAAGGGCGATGTTACGGCGTACAACCAGAACATCGTGACCGCCGTGCGCTCGAACGAACGTCAGTACGCCGTCTACTCGGGATCGCGCGACACGGTGCTGTCGTTCGCCAATGAGTTGCGTTGGAGCGAACAGTTCACCGTGTCGACCGGCTTGTCGTTCATCGAGGTGGACCGCGATGCGCACATCGACCGCACCATCCTTACCACGACCGAGAAATTCCCGCGCGCCGTGCGCTACAACGAACACGCCATCGCGCCGCGCCTCGGCTTCCGCTATCAGGCCACGCCCGAGCTGGCGGTGTTTGGCAACGTATCGCGGTCGATCGATCCGCCGGTGACGTGGCAGATGGGCAGTACCGGCGTTCCCTATATCCGCCCGCTGAAGCCGCAGAAGGCCAACACGGCGGAACTGGGTCTGCGCGCCGGGAACTACAACCATGAAGGGACGTTGTCCGTCTACCGTTCCTATGTTCACGATGAATTGCTGTCGACGGTGGTGCGGCAGGCCAGTGCGGGTGTGGACGCACTGATTGCCAATGCCAACGCCAGCAAGACCATCCATCAAGGGATCGAAGCGGCGCTGACGTCCAAGCTGTGGGAAAGCGGCGCCGGGGATCGCCTGAGCTACCGCCAGGCTTACACCTTCAGCGATTTCTACTACCGTGGCGATGCGCGCTACGGCACGAACGAACTGCCAAGCTTGCCGCGCCGGGTGTATCAGGGCGAGTTGCTGTTGCAGCGGGCCGGAGGATTATATGCGGGCATCAGCACCCGCGCGCTGTCGGGCTACTACGTCGACTATGCCAACAGCCTGAAAGCGCCGTCGGCCGTGATCTGGGCTGCCAAGCTGGGCTATGAGGAGCCGGGCAAGAAGTGGAAAGCCTACCTCGATCTGCGCAATCTGGGCGATAAACACTATGCCTCCGCCGCCAACACGATCGATAACGCCAGGGGACTGGACTCCGCCAACTTCTATCCGGGGGATGGGTTCTCGGTGTATGGCGGTGTCGTCTATCGGTTTTAA